The Dendropsophus ebraccatus isolate aDenEbr1 chromosome 11, aDenEbr1.pat, whole genome shotgun sequence genomic interval acactggggggggggcacatactgAAATCATAcagggtgtacactgggggggcccccatactgacatcatacagggtgtacactgggggggggccatactgacatcatacagggtgtacactgggggggggggggggcacatactgAAATCATAcagggtgtacactgggggggggcatactgacatcatacagggtgtacactggggggggcccatactgacatcatacagggtgtacactgggggggcccccatactgacatcatacagggtgtacactgggggggcccccatactgacatcatacagggtgtacactgggggggcccccatactgacatcatacagggtgtacactgggggggcccccatactgacatcatacagggtgtacactgggggggggcccccatactgacatcatacagggtgtacactggggggggcccatactgacatcatacagggtgtacactgggggggggggcccatactgacatcatacagggtgtacactggggggggggggggccccatactgacatcatacagggtgtacactggggggggggggggccccatacTGAAATCATAcagggtgtacactggggggggggggcatactgaCATCATACAGGGTGTACACTGGGGCCCCCATACTGACATCATACAGGGTGTGCACTGGGGCCCCCATAcagggtgtacactgggggggggcataCTGACATCATACAGGGTGTACACTGGGGCCCCCATACTGACATCATACAGGCCGTACACTGGGGCCCCCATACTGACATCATACAGGGTGTACACTGGGGCCCCCATACAGGGTGTACACTGGGGCCCCCATACTGACATCATACAGGGTGTACACTGGGGCCCCCATACAGGCCGTACACTGGGGCCCCCATACAGGGTGTACACTGGGGCCCCCATACTGACATCATACAGGGTGTACACTGGGGCCCCCATACAGGGTGTACACTGGGGCCCCCATACTGACATCATACAGGGTGTACACTGGGGGCCACCATACTGACATCATAcagggtgtacactgggggggggcatactgacatcatacagggtgtacactggggcccccatactgacatcatacagggtgtacactggggcccccatactgacatcatacagggtgtacactggggggcccccatactgacatcatacagggtgtacactggggggcccccatactgacatcatacagggtgtacactgggggggggggggcatactgacatcatacagggtgtacactggggcccccatactgacatcatacagggtgtacactggggggcccccatactgacatcatacagggtgtacactggggggcccccatactgacatcatacagggtgtacactggggggcccccatactgacatcatacagggtgtacactggggggggggggggcatactgaCATCATACAGGGTGTACACTGGGGCCCCCATACTGACATCATACAGGGTGTACACTGGGGCCCCCATACTGACATCATACAGGGTGTACACTGGGGCCCCCATACTGACATCATACAGGGTGTACACTGGGGCCCCCATACAGGGTGCACACTGGGGCCCCCATACAGGGTGCACACTGGGGCCCCCATACAGGGTGCACACTGGGGCCCCCATACAGGGTGCACACTGGGGCCCCCATACAGGGTGCACACTGGGGCCCCCATACAGGGTGTACACTGGGGCCCCCATACAGGGTGTACACTGGAGGGGCCCATACTGACATCATACAGGCCGTACACTGGGGCCCCCATACAGGGTGTACACTGGGGCCCCCATACAGGGTGTACACTGGGGCCCCCATACTGACATCATACAGGGTGTACACTGGGGCCCCCATACTGACATCATACAGGCCGTACACTGGGGCCCCCATACAGGCCGTACACCGGGGGATGGAGGGGGTCACCTCCCTGGTCACACTGGTCTCACCTTTAGCCGCCTCCCCCTCCGGTTtgctgcaccaccatctcctgctCACCAGGGCTTGCGGGGGCCCCACCTGAGACCACCTGATTGCTGTCGATCTACCTGAAAATATATGCAAAGTATAAAACATTCAGGCAgtggtggaactacaactcccagcatgcttcggCTGCCAGCCTTGGTAGTTTTACAATAACTGGACATAAACAACATCTGTGACAGCAACTCCTCCCCCAGACACTGTCCCATCACATTACAAGCCGCATTTACACAGGAACACGGAGCCAGGCGATAACAGCGCCCCCTCTAGGTACCGCGGAGGCCGCCCTGGGCCCTACAGCGCTCCGCGAGTCACGTGCTCACTCACCAACCAATAGGCGCACGCCGCTAGTCCTAAACACTGCTCCCAACATCGTCTTACTAGCTCAATGTCAGGCTGCAATCTGACGTCACAGCTTTATCGTCCCGCCCCAGGGATAACAGCCAATAAACTGCCACCGATCGCCACGGTATGAGCCAATAGTAAAGAAGAACTTTGTTGGCGTTTGACCAATAAGAAAAAAGATTGGATCGTGTTTCGGAGCCGCAGCCAATAGGATTGAGTTTTGTATACTTAGTATTGTTTTTGTCTTTAATattgcggccatgtttttgtagccaaaCCATAATATTTAATGAAGAATCAAGGAGAAAATGGCCGCTTCAGTGGAGAcatattttgtggaaaaaaaaagaagaagaaaagggtcCCCATTGCTCATGGAACGCAGTGTGCGGCTCACGGCCGCTCGGATTCCATCCATCACATGACCTCGTGTAATTTTTCTCTCAATTTCCACCACAAAACTAAAGACCCCGCGCCGGAAGGAAGCTTCGTCCTCCGCCGGGTCAGGCGTTCTGCATGGACACCTAGAGGGGAGGTCAGAGGTCGCGGACACCGAGGTCCCCTGGCTTTCCCAATATGGCGGCGCCCAGTGAAGTGGTGAGCTGCGAGGATTTCACGGAATTTCAGGTGAGATTTGGGGACGGAGGTGTCCGGTTACTGGGAGGTGACAGAGCCGGAGAAGGGTGGCCGGGCCCCggtgctgggggagcaggagaggaCACCGGCTCCTCACCGCCGCTCAATGAGACGACCCCGCGTGACCTCCTCCTCACATAGAGCAGTGCAGGGGCCCtacatggactacaagtcccagcatgtccTGCTATGTACATATGCCAAGGTAGGGAGTGTATACTGTACTGCaggagggcatgctgggagctgtagttcctaTGCCCTGTAGTGGTgacagaactacaagtcccagcatgcaccaACAGCATCTCTCCATAGATTGCTTATATATGGTGTgaggctgggagcagtagttcttCAGAAGACTGACTCCTTATATTGACAGGTGgtggaactacaattcccagcatgcactggccGTGTCTGGAGGCTGGcagcagagcatgctgggagagctgggtgacaactgATGTGGTTGTGTTATTGAAGCCCCCTAGAGGttgttgcccccctccccccagtgtcatTACAGGAAACACTGAGCGCTGCCCCTATCATGGcggccatgttggttgtcacccagataAAGCTAAGAGTCCACAACAAGGTCATATGTTAGAGGGGAGCTCCATAGGTGCTCATCCCAGAGCAGCAGATCCTGACCCCATAGAGGTCACTCTGGGACTTTCTGCCTATGGGTCACCATGTGGTGCGGGGTTAGAGCGCCCCCCGGCCCGTGTGTCAGCTCTGAGCAGTAGACTAGACTGGAGAGTCTGCAGCAGGGGTGTCCTACTCAAATACACAGGGGGccgaaattaaaaaattggacaaagtcgcgggccaaccatgataattaTTATGTTGCCGTCCTGGCGCTGTCAGAGTagcatgcggcggtcctggcgctGTCAGAGTagcatgcggcggtcctggcgctGTCAGAGTagcatgcggcggtcctggcgctGTCAGAGTagcatgcggcggtcctggcgctGTCAGAGTagcatgcggcggtcctggcgctGTCAGAGTagcatgcggcggtcctggcgctGTCAGAGTagcatgcggcggtcctggcgctGTCAGAGTagcatgcggcggtcctggcgctGTCAGAGTagcatgcggcggtcctggcgctGTCAGAGTAGCTTGCGGCGGTCCTGGAGCTGTCAGAGTAGCATGCGGCGGTCCTGGAGCTGTCAGAGTagcatgcggcggtcctggcgctGTCAGAGTAGCATGCGGCGGTCCTGGAGCTGTCAGAGTAGCATGCGGCGGTCCTGGAGCTGTCAGAGTagcatgcggcggtcctggcgctGTCAGAGTagcatgcggcggtcctggcgctGTCAGAGTagcatgcggcggtcctggcgctGTCAGAGTagcatgcggcggtcctggcgctGTCAGAGTagcatgcggcggtcctggcgctGTCAGAGTagcatgcggcggtcctggcgctGTCAGAGTagcatgcggcggtcctggcgctGTCAGAGTagcatgcggcggtcctggcgctGTCAGAGTagcatgcggcggtcctggcgctGTCAGAGTagcatgcggcggtcctggcgctGTCAGAGTagcatgcggcggtcctggcgctGTCAGAGTagcatgcggcggtcctggcgctGTCAGAGTagcatgcggcggtcctggcgctGTCAGAGTagcatgcggcggtcctggcgctGTCAGAGTagcatgcggcggtcctggcgctGTCAGAGTagcatgcggcggtcctggcgctGTCAGAGTagcatgcggcggtcctggcgctgtcagtggtgtgagtctcccagcgctgtgcacaaagataaatgacatgatacatTGCTATAATCTGATTAAACCCCAAACCCATGTaatatccaccccccccccccccccaatattgccccatgtacgagccagccctcccaatagtctcatatagtagtcagccctcctccatagtctcttgtatagtagccagccctcccccgtagtctcttgtatagtagccagccctcccccgtagtctcttgtatagtagccagccctccccaatagtctcatatagtagccagccctcccccgtagtctcttatatagtagccagccctccccagtagtctcatatagtagccagccctcccaatagtctcatatagtagccagccctcctccatagtctcttgtatagtagccagccctcccccgtagtctcttgtatagtagccagccctcccccgtagtctcttgtatagtagccagccctcccccgtagtctcttgtatagtagccagccctcccccatagtctcttatatagtagccagccctcccctgtagtctcttatatagtagccagccctcccccatagtctcttatatagtagccagccctcccccatagtctcatatagtagccagaaaTCCCCcgtagtctcttgtatagtagccagccctcccccatagtctcttgtatagtagccagccctcccccatagtctcttatatagtagccagccctcccccatagtctcttatatagtagccagccctccccaatagtctcatatagtagccagccctcccccatagtctcttgtatagtagccagccctcccccatagtctcttgtatagtagccagccctcccccgtagtctcttgtatagtagccagccctcccccgtagtctcttgtatagtagccagccctcccccatagtctcatatagtagccagccctccccaatagtctcatatagtagccagccctcccccatagtctcttgtatagtagccagccctcccccgtagtctcttgtatagtagccagccctcccccatagtctcttatatagtagccagccctccccagtagtctcttatatagtagccagccctccccagtagtctcttatatagtagccagccctccccagtagtctcatatagtagccatccctcccccatagtctcttatatagtagccagccctcccccgtagtctcttatatagtagccagccctcccccgtagtctcttatatagtagccagccctcccccgtagtctcttatatagtagccagtcctccccgtagtctcttatatagtagccagccctccctctagtctcttatagtagccagccctcccccgtattctcttatatagtagccagccctcccccaatagtctcatatagtagccagccctccaccatagtctcttatatagtagccagccctcccgccTAGGTTTATTAcatggatgtgactggagtgatTGGTataccttatgctgcgtttacacgtaacgattatcgggcgggcGGGCGATCGCACAACgatttttctgtatgatatatcgtaccgtctaaacgctgatcgttataaaaaaaaaatcgttacttcgaaatcgttaatcgtgcgatcgggccaattatcgctccgtgtaaacttagcataaaggtccatttacacagaaagatcatctcacagattatctgccaaagatttgaagccaaagcccgaaacagactataaacagagatcaggttataaaggaaagactgagattcttcctcttttcaaatccattcctggctttggctttaaatctttggcagataatctcagataatctttctgtgtaaatggacccttagcttcTCTTATATCATGTGGTAGAGGTGAGATCCCATAATGCACTGCTCTCACGTTTCTCATAGTCAGGTGTGAAGTCGAGTTTGTAGCTTTGGATATGACATTAGTGGTGTGGCAGCAGAattgtgattacagctctggcgGTGACTGGAGCAGCACTCTTATGCTTGTGCTGTGTCTATAGGAAATCATCCGGGTCATGCGGACAATAGACGACCGGATCGTCCACGAGCTGAACACGACCGTCCCCACTGTGTCCTTCGCTGGAAAGATTGATGCCAGCCAGACCTGCCGGCAGCTGTATGAGTCTGTGAgtgacccctgacccccccccccccccccccccccccccgaccctgcATTACAACAGCCGCTGTAAGAGTCTCTAAGTGACCCCTGATCCTGCATCACATCCCTGCTTCATATAGGCAGCTGTCTGTGACCCCTGACCCTACATCACATCAGCCACTGTACAAGTCTGTAAGAGCCCCCCGTCCCTGcatcatatcagctgctgtatgagtcTGTTAGAGCCCCCCGTCCCTGcatcatatcagctgctgtatacctctGTTAGAGCCCCCGATCCTGCTccatattagctgctgtatacgTCTGTTAGAGCCCCCGATCCTGctccatatcagctgctgtatacgtCTGTTAGAGCCCCCGATCCTGctccatatcagctgctgtatacgtCTGTTAGAGCCCCCGATCCTGctccatatcagctgctgtatacgtCTGTTAGAGCCCCCGATCCTGctccatatcagctgctgtatacgtCTGTTAGAGCCCCCGATCCTGctccatatcagctgctgtatacgtTTGTTAGAGCCCCCGATCCTGctccatatcagctgctgtatacgtCTGTAAGTGCCCCCGTCTGCTATCGGTCTCCAGGTAACGCCTCTGTCTCCTCCACAGCTTCGGGCCGCGCACCTCTCCCGGGACAAGGCCATAAAGCGCTGCATATCACAGACCTCcatcagtgtgaacaggtgcCAGGAGGAGAGGAAGAAGGAGCCGGACAACCTGGCGGTAATGAAACAGCTCAGGAAAGAGCAGACTAAGGTGAGTGGGGGCCGCAGCTTGTGTGGGGACACAGGACTTTCTATTCAGGgacctgggaagctgagtgacagtACGGCCTCCCTGTGGTCAGCGGAGCCCCTgtgctgtacacatcactgacAAGCGTAATAAGATGCATTATAGCCCTCACTTTCCCACCATCCTGAGGGGCTGATGTGACTTGTACTGATGACGTCCCTTCAGGTATATTTTCCCATTCAGAGAGTTTAGTTATAATCTTTATACCCGGCCTTATAGATGTTCAAGGGATTGTCATCCAGCTATTGATATTCACATCTCCCTGTTATCTGGCAATGCTCTACCTCTCCCACAATGCACCGCTCTGTGTGCTCTTGtgatgacctgtgacctctgaccCCCACCTCACTTGTTGTTTTGCAGTTAAAATTGCTGCAATCTGAGCTGAACGTGGAGGAAGTGGTGAATGACCGGAGCTGGAAGGTAAGAGGCTGCTGCTATCTCGACATCCCCCACTAGGTGGCAGCTGTGCCCCCAGTAATACATTATACATGTAACTGCAGATGTGTAAGCTGGGTGCTACTGGCCCAGGGGGCTGAGTGTCCTTCATGTAGTCTAGACTAGTGCAGGGTCAGAGATCTTCAGAGCGGCTGCTCCTGTGGGGTCTCCGGTATGTAGGGGTTAATACTGACAAAGTGTCCAAGGAAGGATGAGGGAGCTGGGGACTGGCACATAGGGGACCAAGGCTCATTGATCTGTGGGGGTGAGGCTATGACAGGAATCCTGGCTGTTAGCGTGTGGGTGGAGTATTCTGTGGAGGATGGTTCTGTTCTGCTCTGAAGGATTAAACTGTGTAAGGAGCAGGAGAACAGACTGCCCCCCCCCTTTGCGGGGGTTCGCGGGATGACAGTCAGTTCTC includes:
- the MIX23 gene encoding protein MIX23, which translates into the protein MAAPSEVVSCEDFTEFQEIIRVMRTIDDRIVHELNTTVPTVSFAGKIDASQTCRQLYESLRAAHLSRDKAIKRCISQTSISVNRCQEERKKEPDNLAVMKQLRKEQTKLKLLQSELNVEEVVNDRSWKVFHERCRLHYKPPKEQ